Proteins from a genomic interval of Equus quagga isolate Etosha38 chromosome 13, UCLA_HA_Equagga_1.0, whole genome shotgun sequence:
- the BLOC1S3 gene encoding biogenesis of lysosome-related organelles complex 1 subunit 3, producing MASQGRRRRPPRRPETVVPGEAAETDSELSASSSEEEELYLGPSGPTRGRPTGLRVAGEAAETDSEPEPEPTAAPRDLPPLVVQRDTAGEAWAAEEVPAPAPARSLLQLRLAESQARLDHDVAAAVSGVYRRAGRDVAALAGRLAAAQAAGLAAAHSVRLARGDLCALAERLDIVAGCRLLPDIRGVPGTEPEQDPGPRA from the coding sequence ATGGCGTCCCAGGGTCGTCGGCGGAGGCCGCCGCGGAGGCCCGAGACGGTGGTGCCGGGGGAGGCGGCCGAGACGGACTCGGAGCTCTCCGCGTCCTCatcggaggaggaggagctgtaCCTGGGCCCCTCGGGCCCGACGCGCGGCCGCCCCACGGGGCTGCGGGTGGCCGGGGAGGCCGCGGAGACCGACtcggagccggagccggagccgaCGGCCGCGCCGAGGGACCTGCCTCCGCTGGTGGTGCAGCGGGACACGGCGGGGGAGGCCTGGGCCGCGGAGGAGGTCCCGGCGCCCGCCCCCGCGCGCTCGCTGCTGCAGCTCCGGCTGGCCGAGAGCCAGGCGCGGCTGGACCACGACGTGGCGGCCGCCGTGAGCGGCGTGTACCGCCGCGCGGGCCGCGACGTGGCCGCCCTGGCCGGCAGGCTGGCGGCCGCCCAGGCGGCGGGGTTGGCGGCGGCCCACAGCGTGCGCCTGGCGCGAGGGGACCTCTGCGCGCTGGCCGAGCGCCTGGACATCGTGGCCGGCTGCCGCCTGCTGCCCGACATCCGCGGCGTGCCGGGGACCGAGCCGGAGCAAGACCCGGGACCGCGGGCCTAG